In uncultured Campylobacter sp., the DNA window ACGTAAGCTGAAATTTCGCCGCCGCGCCGCGTAAATTTACGCCTAAGCTTAAGATATTTTAGCGCGCAAGCCGCGATTAATTTTGCTTTCATTTTTAATACGTATAATTTCGTAACAAAATTTCAAGGATAAAATTTGAAAGATATATCGCTGATTTTGCTCGCCGCGGGCGATTCGAGCAGGTTTGAGCTCCCCGTCAAAAAGCAGTGGTTGCGCGTGGGCGAGCTGCCGCTTTGGCAATACGTCGCGCAGAGCATTGCGCGGGCGCATCCATTTAAAAAAATCATAATCGCCATGAACGAAGAGGACGTGAGCTATTGCGAGCGCCTCTATGTGTGCAGCTCGGCTTCGGCGCGCGGCAAAAGTGCAGAGTGCGGCACGAGCGATTATAAATTTCAAAGCAAGCGAGGCAGGATCGAATGCGGCGCAGATGATCTAAACGACGCAAGCAAGCCGCGGAGCGCGGAAAATTTTAAAGCTCAAGTCGAATGCAACGCGTATGAATGCGGCTCTGCAAATTTAAAATTTCACTTCGTCCCAGGCGGTGCAAATCGCCAAAGCTCGCTAAAAAACGCGCTAAAGCTCGTAGAGAGCGAGCTCGTGCTCGTAAGCGACGTGGCGCGCGCGCAAATTTCGCCCGAGCTGATCTCCTCGCTGATACGAAATTTAGGCAGCGCGGACTGCATCAGCCCCTATCTTGGCGTAAACGACACGACCTACCTTGGCGAGGACGTAGTGAAGAGGGAGGAGCTGCGCCTCATCCAAACGCCGCAGCTTTCGCGCACAGCGCTACTTAAAAAGGCGCTTGAGGGAAGCGAAATTTTTACCGACGATAGCGCGGCGATCGGCAGCGCGGGCGGACGGTTGGAATTTATAAAAGGCGAAGCGGGCGCGCTTAAGATCACGCGCGCAAGCGATCTAGCGGCGCTAAATTTAAAACCCTGCTCGCGCGATATTTTTTGCGGTACGGGTTACGACGTGCATGCACTTGAAAAAGGCGCGGGCATCGTGCTCAGCGGCGTGAAAATTCCGTGCGAGTTCGCGCTGATCGCACACAGCGACGGCGACGTAGCGATCCATGCCCTAATCGACGCTATTTGCGGCGCGGCGATGCTAGGCGATATCGGCGAGCTCTTCCCCGACAGCGACGCCAAATTTAAAGGCGCGGATAGCAAGGAGCTGTTACGAAATGTAATGCGGCGCATCAGAGGCTACGGCTATGAGCTCGTAAACGCCGATATTACGATCATCGCGCAGCGCCCGAAGATCGGAGCCTACAAAGCGCAGATGCAAGAGGTTTTAAGCGAAATTCTAAACTGCGCCCGCGTCAATGTCAAAGCGACCACGACCGAAGGGCTGGGATTTACGGGCAGAAGCGAAGGCATCGCCGCACAGGCTGCGGTAAACTTGAAATTCTACGACTGGCAAAAGCACGCAGCAAAGGCGTGGGGCGTATGAAAATTTTAATAATCGAGAGCGAAAGCTATCTTGCCCAAAGTATCGCAAACAAGCTCGGCGCACTGGGGCATGAATGCACTAACGCGGCGAGTTTGACGGCCGCGGCAGCTCTTGCGGAGGAGTTTGAGGCGGTGCTACTCTCTACGAGCTGGAGCGGCGCGAGCTTTTATCCGCTGATCGAGAAATTTAGGCGCTCGATCATAATTTTGATGGTCGCCTACGTCGATAGCGAAACGGTGCTAAACCCCGTAAAAGCGGGCGCGACGGATTATATCCAAAAGCCCTTTATGATAGAGGAGCTCATAAAAAAGATCGAGCACTACGCGCAGTTTCGCTCGCTAAAATCACAAAACGAAGCCTACGAAGTGTTGCTTAAAGAGATCTCTCTTTCGTGCGAAATACCGCCCGCGCGTTTAGCGCAGATAAAATTCCCGCTTCTTTTGCGCGGCGATGCGGCAGTGCGAGCTGCGGCGGTATTTAAGATCGCACTCACGCTAAAATCGCGCCTTAAAATTCTATCCGCGCAAAGCCCTGAGCCGCTAGAACGCGGCGCGGAGATTTTTTACGCACCAGATTTCGACAGCCTAAGTGGCGCGCAGAAGGAAAAATTTCTAAGCAAAACCAAATCCATGCGTATAATCGCCGGATCCATCGGCGCGCAAAAGGGCTTTAACTACGAAATTACGCTTGGCAGCAGCAAAGAACGCAGTGAAATTTTAAGCATCGAAGAATACGTAAAGCTCACGATCGTAGCGCACCAAGACGAGTATTTCGACTCCGATCTGGCGGCGGCACTTGGGATTTCTCGAAAATCGCTTTGGGAGAAAAGGAAAAAATATGGCATCGCAAGAAAAAAATAGCCGCGCGCGCTCGGCATGGATCGCAGACGGGACAGAAATTTCACGCGATACCGGCAATTTAAACGAAATAAAATCGCTTGAAAGCGAAGGAATTTTAAGCGGCACAAAAACTCTAAACGTCGCAATATCTTCGAGTGACGCGGCGCAAAATTTAAAAGCATCACAGAACTCAAAAGCAAAGCGCGATTTAAAAACGGTGCGGAATTTAGAAGCGTCAAGGGCTGGCGATGCTAGAAAAGACGAGGCGCGAGCTAAGGACGCGGCAAGAAATTTAAAGGCAGAGCAAGCCGGAAGCGAGAGCAAAGGCGCAAATAATAGCGCAACGCAAATCCGCAAGATAGAGATCTCGCGCTCCGACCTAAACGTCCTGAGTCTGCTCGCAAACGGCGCTTTCGGCAAGAACTGCGAGCTACTGCGCCCAAGCAAGCTTAGCATCTGCGGTATAAATTTCGTTTTTTCCTGCGCGGACGCAAAAAAAGGCGATATTTTGGAGCTTTATCTCCGCAAGGACGGCATATCCGAATGCGCCGACAATTCGCTTAGCGGCAGTAGCGGCGCGTATTTGCCAGCTAAAGGATCGCTCAACTTGCAGTATGGAGTTTCTGCCGCGGCGCAAAATGAGCAGAGTTTTGCGAAAAGCGGCGCAGGTTTCGCGCGCACTGCAAGTGCGCAAAGCGCTATAAACGCCACAAGCGAGGGCTTAGACCATATAGAAAGCCTTACTGCGAGCTATGATCAAACTTTTACTTGCAGCGCAGATACAAAATCTGCGAAAAATGCCGCTTTGGATTTGGCGAAAAGCTCTAGTGAAAATTCTGCGGTAAATTCCGCGCAGAGCTTTACCGAAAATTCCGCACTCAATCGCGTTTGCAGCGCAGATGCAAAATCCGTAGCAAATTCGGCGGGAAATTTTATCTCAAATTCCACCGAAAATTTCATTAAAAATTCTACTGTAAATCCCGCTTCTTGCGAGCTTGTCGCGCGCATAGACGTTAGCGACGTTTATGCTCCAAGCGCAAGCGAGGTCGCAGGCTCAGTATTTCAAAACGCATACGCAGAGCAAACTGCGGTGCAGGGGCGCATCACGCTGCTAAAAAATGGTCTTGCAGAGCAAATCGCGCGCATAAAAAAAGTCGCAAGCTCGCTTGCCGCGCCTAAAATTTCAGCGTTTTTTACCTGCGCCGATCCGATCCACCGCGTGCATGAGCGGCTGATTAGGCATATGATCGACAAGGCGGATTTCGTGGTGATTTTTTTAACCGGCACGAGCAGCGCGGATGCCCTGCCCTACGAGCTACGCAAAAAAACGCTAAGCTATTTGCTGCAAAATTTTTTGGTCGCGCAACGCGCCATGATGATCGATCTGGGCTCGCTTGCGATTTTTGACGACAAGCCCGCCCTGCAATGCGCGATCGCAAAAAATTTAGGTAT includes these proteins:
- the ispF gene encoding 2-C-methyl-D-erythritol 2,4-cyclodiphosphate synthase — encoded protein: MKDISLILLAAGDSSRFELPVKKQWLRVGELPLWQYVAQSIARAHPFKKIIIAMNEEDVSYCERLYVCSSASARGKSAECGTSDYKFQSKRGRIECGADDLNDASKPRSAENFKAQVECNAYECGSANLKFHFVPGGANRQSSLKNALKLVESELVLVSDVARAQISPELISSLIRNLGSADCISPYLGVNDTTYLGEDVVKREELRLIQTPQLSRTALLKKALEGSEIFTDDSAAIGSAGGRLEFIKGEAGALKITRASDLAALNLKPCSRDIFCGTGYDVHALEKGAGIVLSGVKIPCEFALIAHSDGDVAIHALIDAICGAAMLGDIGELFPDSDAKFKGADSKELLRNVMRRIRGYGYELVNADITIIAQRPKIGAYKAQMQEVLSEILNCARVNVKATTTEGLGFTGRSEGIAAQAAVNLKFYDWQKHAAKAWGV
- a CDS encoding response regulator encodes the protein MKILIIESESYLAQSIANKLGALGHECTNAASLTAAAALAEEFEAVLLSTSWSGASFYPLIEKFRRSIIILMVAYVDSETVLNPVKAGATDYIQKPFMIEELIKKIEHYAQFRSLKSQNEAYEVLLKEISLSCEIPPARLAQIKFPLLLRGDAAVRAAAVFKIALTLKSRLKILSAQSPEPLERGAEIFYAPDFDSLSGAQKEKFLSKTKSMRIIAGSIGAQKGFNYEITLGSSKERSEILSIEEYVKLTIVAHQDEYFDSDLAAALGISRKSLWEKRKKYGIARKK